A genomic stretch from Lysobacter ciconiae includes:
- a CDS encoding ArsR/SmtB family transcription factor → MAAIDPDAMRSHAGDAVRLLKALGNENRLMLLCMLVAGEQSVSELNNQLDLSQSALSQHLALLRADGLVRTRRDAQTIYYSLSDGPARQIIDTLHGIFCAVDAAPNGESR, encoded by the coding sequence ATGGCCGCGATCGATCCGGACGCCATGCGCAGCCACGCAGGCGACGCGGTGCGGCTGTTGAAGGCCCTCGGCAACGAGAACCGCCTGATGCTGCTGTGCATGCTGGTTGCCGGCGAGCAATCGGTCAGCGAGCTCAACAACCAGCTCGACCTCAGCCAGTCGGCGTTGTCGCAACACCTCGCGCTTCTGCGCGCGGACGGGCTGGTGCGCACCCGTCGTGACGCGCAAACCATCTATTACTCGCTCAGCGACGGCCCCGCACGGCAGATCATCGACACCCTGCACGGGATCTTCTGCGCCGTGGACGCCGCCCCAAACGGAGAGAGCCGATGA
- the trxC gene encoding thioredoxin TrxC, translated as MISSTTDNAPGPVLVVCPHCHSPNRVPNARLAEAPSCGRCQKPLFDGKPVSLGVDHFTAHISRGGLPVLVDFWAPWCGPCKVMAPQFELAAAELEPHVRLAKVDTQSEPTLAQRYAIRSIPTLALFKGGRELARQAGAMSAADIVRWTRQHLPA; from the coding sequence ATGATTTCTTCAACCACCGACAATGCACCCGGGCCGGTGCTGGTCGTTTGCCCCCATTGCCATTCACCCAACCGGGTGCCGAACGCTCGACTGGCCGAGGCGCCGTCGTGTGGTCGCTGCCAGAAGCCGCTGTTTGACGGCAAGCCGGTGAGTCTGGGAGTGGATCATTTCACCGCCCACATCAGTCGCGGCGGCCTCCCCGTGCTGGTCGATTTCTGGGCGCCGTGGTGCGGCCCCTGCAAGGTGATGGCGCCGCAGTTCGAGCTCGCCGCCGCCGAGCTGGAGCCGCACGTGCGCCTGGCCAAGGTCGACACCCAGAGCGAGCCCACCCTGGCCCAGCGGTACGCCATCCGCAGCATCCCCACCCTGGCCTTGTTCAAGGGCGGCCGTGAGCTGGCGCGGCAGGCCGGGGCAATGTCGGCGGCTGACATCGTGCGTTGGACGCGGCAGCACCTGCCGGCGTGA
- a CDS encoding TonB family protein, with amino-acid sequence MSAAEFAMLLGRAALASSVAIALVWLLRRPLRRGFGAASAYAAWLAVPASLVAVLAPLAGFSLQPHWIGALAALPTAATAAPASPSPVDPAELLLAIWIAGVAAMAVHFALQQRRFHRALGHVHERADGTRQASVAEGLPAAMGLWRPRIVVPLDFDQRYNDEQRELMRAHESTHIRRGDLQVNAFAAGLRCLFWFNPLVHVAAVHFRHDQQLACDQRVMARYPQSRRAYGEAMLKTQLAGQPLPLGCHWGYSHPLKERIEMLKQPVVGLPRWIAGTVAVTALTLAMGVGAWAAQPGGSQTIGDIRPGGRMPPPRYPAGAAEQGIGGKVVLLLQLDARGKVSAVEVESSQPAGVFDQAAIDAARNWTLNPPMQDGKPVAGKVRVPVSFEPDPPAPPAPPAAPKAPPAPAAGPGAGPAPPAPAAPPAPPSPPAPPADPIG; translated from the coding sequence ATGAGCGCCGCTGAGTTCGCGATGCTGCTGGGCCGCGCCGCGCTCGCCTCCAGCGTCGCGATCGCTCTGGTGTGGCTCCTGCGCCGCCCGCTGCGGCGGGGATTCGGCGCCGCCAGTGCCTATGCCGCCTGGCTCGCGGTGCCCGCGTCTTTGGTCGCAGTCCTCGCGCCCCTGGCGGGATTCTCGCTGCAACCGCACTGGATCGGCGCTCTGGCCGCGCTTCCGACTGCCGCAACGGCAGCCCCCGCATCGCCATCTCCCGTCGACCCGGCAGAACTCCTGCTTGCGATCTGGATCGCCGGCGTGGCCGCGATGGCGGTGCACTTTGCCCTCCAGCAACGGCGCTTTCACCGTGCGCTGGGCCACGTGCACGAGCGCGCCGACGGTACCCGGCAGGCGAGCGTGGCCGAGGGCCTGCCGGCGGCGATGGGCCTGTGGCGGCCAAGGATCGTGGTGCCGCTGGACTTCGACCAACGCTACAACGACGAGCAACGCGAGTTGATGCGTGCCCACGAGTCCACCCACATCCGTCGCGGCGATCTGCAGGTCAACGCGTTTGCCGCCGGCCTGCGCTGCCTGTTCTGGTTCAACCCGCTGGTGCACGTTGCGGCGGTGCATTTCCGCCACGACCAGCAGCTGGCCTGCGATCAGCGCGTGATGGCCCGATACCCGCAATCGCGCCGCGCCTATGGCGAGGCGATGTTGAAGACCCAGCTGGCCGGTCAGCCCCTGCCGCTGGGATGCCACTGGGGCTACAGCCATCCACTCAAGGAGAGAATCGAGATGCTCAAGCAACCCGTTGTTGGACTGCCCCGCTGGATCGCCGGCACCGTCGCGGTCACCGCGCTCACCCTGGCCATGGGCGTCGGCGCCTGGGCCGCGCAGCCGGGGGGTTCGCAGACCATTGGCGATATCCGTCCTGGCGGGAGGATGCCGCCACCACGCTATCCGGCGGGCGCGGCGGAGCAGGGGATCGGCGGCAAGGTGGTGCTGCTCCTCCAGCTCGACGCGCGGGGAAAAGTTTCCGCGGTCGAGGTGGAAAGCTCGCAGCCGGCCGGCGTGTTTGATCAGGCAGCGATCGACGCCGCGCGCAACTGGACCCTCAACCCGCCGATGCAGGACGGCAAGCCGGTCGCGGGCAAGGTCCGGGTGCCGGTCTCGTTCGAGCCGGATCCGCCGGCACCGCCGGCACCCCCGGCGGCGCCAAAAGCTCCGCCTGCGCCCGCGGCTGGCCCGGGCGCAGGGCCAGCGCCTCCTGCACCCGCTGCGCCTCCCGCACCACCTTCGCCTCCTGCCCCGCCTGCAGACCCCATCGGCTGA
- a CDS encoding MBL fold metallo-hydrolase: protein MTSKPQVEPLFHESTGTWTYVVHEGRDAVVIDPVLDYEQRSGRIRTDSARDVLEFIAANDLRVHFILETHAHADHLSSAAFLRARLDVPVAIGSGIASVQDHFSSVFAMDRADPALTGAFDRLLADGEVFSAGALSIEVMATPGHTADSLSYRIGDNVFVGDTLFAPDLGTARCDFPGGSIDQLYASITRLHALPGDTVMWLCHDYPPEGRERRASVTVEESRRDNRLLSADTSLEAFRRVRAERDAGLAAPKLLYPSLQVNIRGGRLPPAGAGGRRHLCTPLQLEPPADGL, encoded by the coding sequence ATGACTTCCAAGCCACAGGTGGAACCGCTTTTCCACGAGTCGACCGGCACCTGGACCTACGTCGTCCATGAGGGCCGCGATGCGGTGGTGATTGATCCGGTGCTCGACTACGAGCAGCGCTCGGGCCGGATCCGGACCGATTCAGCGCGCGACGTGCTCGAGTTCATTGCCGCCAACGATCTGCGCGTGCATTTCATCCTGGAGACCCATGCCCACGCGGACCACCTGAGTTCGGCCGCGTTCCTGCGCGCCCGGCTGGACGTTCCCGTCGCCATCGGCAGCGGCATCGCCTCGGTGCAGGATCACTTCTCGTCCGTGTTCGCGATGGACCGCGCCGACCCGGCGCTGACGGGCGCGTTCGATCGGTTGCTCGCCGACGGCGAGGTGTTCAGCGCCGGCGCGCTGTCGATCGAGGTGATGGCGACGCCCGGACACACCGCCGACAGCCTGAGCTATCGCATCGGCGACAACGTGTTCGTCGGCGATACGCTGTTTGCACCCGACTTGGGCACCGCGCGCTGCGATTTTCCCGGCGGCAGCATCGATCAGCTGTACGCGTCCATCACCCGCCTGCACGCGCTGCCGGGAGACACCGTCATGTGGCTGTGCCACGACTACCCGCCGGAAGGACGCGAGCGGCGTGCCAGCGTCACCGTGGAGGAATCGCGCCGCGACAACCGCCTGCTTTCAGCGGACACCTCGCTGGAGGCGTTCCGCAGGGTCCGCGCCGAACGGGACGCCGGCCTCGCCGCGCCCAAGCTGCTGTATCCCTCGCTGCAGGTAAATATCCGCGGCGGCCGCCTGCCCCCGGCAGGTGCCGGCGGTCGCCGTCATCTGTGCACCCCATTGCAGCTGGAACCGCCTGCCGACGGGTTGTAG
- a CDS encoding rhodanese-like domain-containing protein, producing the protein MHLTANQLVEEARKQIREVAPGDLAALRGSAVLIDVREPAEYQTGHIADAINIPRGVLEFQVDAHPAVANASDPALSSKSCPIVVYCRTGGRAALSAVSLQRMGFTDVRSISGGITGWTDAGLPVTTR; encoded by the coding sequence ATGCACCTGACCGCCAACCAGCTTGTGGAAGAAGCCCGCAAGCAGATCCGTGAAGTCGCACCAGGCGATCTGGCCGCCCTTCGGGGCAGCGCGGTGCTGATCGACGTCCGTGAACCGGCCGAATACCAGACCGGCCACATCGCCGATGCCATCAATATTCCGCGCGGGGTGCTCGAATTTCAGGTCGACGCCCACCCCGCCGTCGCCAATGCCAGCGACCCGGCGCTGTCCTCCAAGTCCTGCCCGATCGTGGTGTATTGCCGGACCGGCGGCCGCGCCGCGTTGTCGGCAGTGAGCCTGCAGCGCATGGGTTTCACCGACGTGCGCTCGATCAGCGGGGGCATCACCGGATGGACCGACGCCGGCCTTCCGGTGACGACGCGTTGA
- a CDS encoding BlaI/MecI/CopY family transcriptional regulator, with product MQISEAESVVMEVLWQQQPLAAEDVVAALSPSQDWQEATIKTLLNRLLNKGAISASKEGRRYLYSPVLQRADWVNTESSGLLDRLFDGRIAPLVAHFSAHRKLTAEDVSQLRELLAEIDDERR from the coding sequence ATGCAGATCAGCGAAGCCGAATCGGTCGTCATGGAAGTCCTCTGGCAGCAGCAGCCGCTGGCGGCCGAGGACGTGGTCGCCGCCCTGAGCCCCAGCCAGGACTGGCAGGAGGCGACCATCAAGACCCTGCTCAACCGCCTGCTCAACAAGGGCGCGATCAGCGCGAGCAAGGAGGGCCGGCGGTACCTCTACTCGCCGGTGCTGCAGCGCGCCGACTGGGTGAACACGGAAAGCTCGGGATTGCTTGACCGCCTGTTCGATGGCCGCATCGCGCCGCTGGTGGCTCACTTCAGCGCCCACCGCAAGCTCACTGCCGAGGACGTCTCGCAGCTTCGTGAACTGCTGGCGGAGATCGACGATGAGCGCCGCTGA
- the tkt gene encoding transketolase, which yields MPTPSRRDLANAIRFLAIDAVQAANSGHPGMPMGMADIAEVLWNDYLSHNPANPGWFNRDRFVLSNGHGSMLQYALLHLSGYDLSIEDLKQFRQLESRTPGHPENFMTPGVETTTGPLGQGLANAVGMALAEKLLAQRFNRPEHAIVDHRTWVFMGDGCLMEGISHEAASLAGTWGLNKLVAFWDDNHISIDGDTAGWFTDDTPARFEAYGWNVVRGVDGHDADAIKRAIDEALLSSDKPTLLCCRTTIGYGSPKKAGSESSHGSPLGADEIVATRKALGWGHGAFEIPDEIYEGWRVGGVGRFREDQWNEAFDHYATRFPLEAAELVRRSHGELPDDFAEAADAFIAKLQADGPVIASRKASQNAIEAFAPHLPELVGGSADLAGSNLTLWSGSKSVTGDDRDANYIYYGVREFAMTAISNGLSVHGGFIPYDATFLVFSDYARNAVRMSALMGARAIHVYTHDSIGLGEDGPTHQPIEHLASLRYIPNNDVWRPCDAVESAVAWKAAIERVDGPSCLVFSRQNLDHQPRDNAQLGDIARGGYVLRDGGADPELILIATGSEVGLAMKAAEELGDAVRVVSMPSTDVFDRQDEEYRESVLPRGCRKRVAIEAGVTDFWAKYVGLDGAVIGIDTFGASAPADKLFPHFGFTVDHVVRAARALG from the coding sequence ATGCCCACGCCCAGCCGCCGCGACCTTGCCAACGCCATCCGTTTCCTCGCCATCGACGCCGTCCAGGCGGCCAACTCCGGCCATCCGGGCATGCCGATGGGCATGGCCGACATCGCCGAGGTGCTCTGGAACGACTACCTGAGCCACAACCCGGCCAACCCGGGCTGGTTCAACCGCGACCGCTTCGTGCTGTCCAACGGCCACGGCTCGATGCTGCAGTACGCGCTGCTGCACCTGTCGGGCTATGACCTCTCGATCGAGGACCTGAAGCAGTTCCGCCAGCTCGAATCGCGCACGCCGGGCCATCCGGAAAACTTCATGACCCCGGGCGTGGAAACGACCACCGGTCCGCTGGGCCAGGGCCTGGCCAACGCGGTCGGCATGGCGCTGGCCGAGAAGCTGCTCGCGCAGCGCTTCAACCGGCCCGAGCACGCCATCGTCGACCACCGCACCTGGGTCTTCATGGGCGATGGCTGCCTGATGGAGGGCATCTCGCACGAGGCCGCATCGCTCGCCGGCACCTGGGGGCTGAACAAGCTGGTCGCGTTCTGGGACGACAACCACATCAGCATCGACGGCGACACCGCCGGCTGGTTCACCGACGACACGCCGGCGCGCTTCGAGGCGTACGGCTGGAACGTGGTGCGCGGCGTCGACGGCCACGATGCGGACGCGATCAAGCGCGCGATCGATGAGGCGCTGTTGAGCAGCGACAAGCCCACCCTGCTGTGCTGCCGGACCACGATTGGTTATGGCTCGCCGAAGAAGGCCGGCAGCGAGTCCAGCCACGGCTCGCCGCTGGGCGCGGATGAAATCGTCGCCACCCGCAAGGCGCTGGGCTGGGGGCACGGCGCGTTCGAGATTCCGGACGAGATCTACGAGGGTTGGCGCGTGGGCGGAGTCGGCAGGTTCCGCGAGGATCAGTGGAACGAGGCCTTCGACCACTACGCGACCCGTTTCCCCCTCGAGGCCGCGGAGCTGGTCCGCCGCTCGCACGGCGAACTGCCCGACGATTTCGCCGAGGCCGCCGATGCGTTCATCGCCAAGCTGCAGGCCGACGGCCCGGTGATCGCTTCGCGCAAGGCATCGCAGAACGCGATCGAGGCGTTCGCGCCGCACCTGCCCGAGCTGGTCGGTGGTTCAGCGGATCTGGCCGGTTCCAACCTGACCCTGTGGAGCGGCAGCAAGTCGGTCACCGGCGATGACCGCGACGCCAACTACATCTATTACGGTGTGCGCGAGTTCGCGATGACCGCGATCAGCAACGGCCTTAGCGTGCACGGCGGCTTCATTCCGTACGACGCGACCTTCCTGGTGTTCAGCGACTATGCGCGCAACGCGGTGCGCATGAGCGCGCTGATGGGCGCGCGCGCCATCCACGTCTACACCCATGACTCCATTGGTCTGGGCGAGGACGGCCCGACCCACCAGCCGATCGAGCACCTGGCCAGCCTGCGTTACATCCCCAACAACGATGTCTGGCGCCCCTGCGATGCGGTGGAATCCGCGGTCGCCTGGAAGGCGGCGATCGAGCGGGTTGACGGTCCCAGCTGCCTGGTGTTCTCGCGTCAGAACCTGGACCACCAGCCGCGCGACAACGCCCAGCTGGGCGACATTGCCCGCGGCGGTTACGTGCTGCGCGACGGCGGCGCCGACCCGGAGCTGATCCTGATCGCGACCGGTTCGGAAGTCGGCCTGGCGATGAAGGCGGCCGAGGAACTGGGCGACGCGGTGCGCGTGGTGTCCATGCCCTCCACCGACGTCTTCGACCGCCAGGACGAGGAGTACCGCGAATCGGTGCTGCCGCGCGGCTGCCGCAAGCGCGTGGCGATCGAGGCCGGGGTAACGGACTTCTGGGCCAAGTATGTCGGCCTGGATGGCGCGGTGATCGGCATCGACACCTTCGGCGCGAGTGCACCGGCGGACAAGCTGTTCCCGCACTTCGGATTCACCGTCGACCACGTCGTTCGGGCGGCGCGCGCGCTGGGCTGA